A part of Streptomyces sp. NBC_00557 genomic DNA contains:
- a CDS encoding (-)-alpha-amorphene synthase: MSATHEDIPVGVPARAALLNLGDLIDARLHMPFPCLRNPHEAEAAAGVDTWLSKCGLSDEPGVTAMIARTRPAELASCNSPTMDSGLLQIMANQIAYQFVYDDRAEDLGRRCPDRLLPMLCESISILRDGRPPSTPLGAALSDLHRQVRERCTPAQAARWAWKSREYVHGLLYEAVAQTRPARLRTEVCTAIRSLTAGIEPFYPLSEAAQPQELSPDELHHPLVQRLGRLSADAAVWIPDLFSAVKEQRAGDMINLALARQREHRCSLQAAVILAIRQINSTIEEVQKLRAEVEPELSPAGIGYVDGMIGWISGCYHWSRTVPRYADVASVPALP; encoded by the coding sequence TTGTCGGCAACGCATGAGGACATCCCGGTCGGCGTACCGGCCCGCGCCGCGCTCCTCAATCTGGGGGACCTGATCGACGCCCGTCTCCACATGCCTTTCCCCTGCCTGCGCAATCCCCATGAAGCCGAAGCCGCCGCCGGCGTCGACACGTGGCTGAGCAAGTGCGGGCTCAGCGACGAACCGGGGGTGACGGCCATGATCGCCCGCACGCGCCCCGCCGAACTCGCGTCCTGCAACAGCCCGACGATGGATTCCGGGCTCCTGCAGATCATGGCCAATCAGATCGCCTACCAGTTCGTCTACGACGACCGCGCCGAGGACCTCGGCCGGCGCTGTCCGGACCGGCTCCTGCCGATGCTGTGCGAAAGCATCTCGATCCTGCGGGACGGCCGGCCGCCCAGCACCCCCCTCGGAGCGGCTCTGTCCGATCTCCACCGGCAGGTCCGTGAGCGGTGCACTCCCGCGCAGGCCGCGCGATGGGCCTGGAAGAGCCGCGAATACGTGCACGGCCTGCTGTACGAAGCAGTGGCGCAGACCCGGCCCGCTCGCCTGCGGACCGAAGTCTGCACCGCCATACGGTCGCTGACCGCGGGCATCGAACCGTTCTACCCGCTGTCCGAGGCCGCCCAGCCCCAGGAACTGTCCCCGGACGAACTCCACCACCCCCTCGTCCAGCGGCTTGGGCGCCTGTCGGCCGACGCGGCGGTGTGGATTCCGGACCTGTTCTCCGCGGTGAAGGAACAGCGGGCGGGCGACATGATCAACCTGGCCCTGGCCCGGCAGCGCGAACACCGATGCTCGCTGCAGGCCGCCGTCATCCTGGCCATCCGGCAGATCAACAGCACGATCGAGGAGGTCCAGAAGCTCCGTGCAGAGGTCGAACCGGAACTGAGCCCCGCCGGCATCGGCTACGTGGACGGCATGATCGGCTGGATCAGCGGGTGTTACCACTGGTCCCGCACCGTGCCGCGCTACGCCGATGTGGCCTCGGTGCCCGCCCTGCCGTAA